The stretch of DNA CTCCTCGCCGACGTCGGCGAGGACCGGGCAGGCGCCGGCCGCCCGGATGGGCCGAAGCACGGCGGTACAGCAAAAGGCGGGAACGATCACTTCGTCGCCTTCGCCGACACCGCAGGCGCGCAGGGCCAGCTCGAGGGCGAGGCTTCCGGAGCCGCACAGAACCGCATCCTGAGCGCCCCAGCGCTCGCGCACGAGCGAGGCGAGCCGCGCCAGGCTGCGGCCACCGCCCACGGCGCCGGAAATCATCGCTCCCAGGGCGCGACGGTAAGTGGCGCCGTTCCAGTACGGGGTCGCAAGCGCGACCCGAAGCGGGTAGCCCCTGCCCGGCAGGCGGCCCCAGCCGCGCTGCACGACCTCGGTAAGCCCGATCGCTTCGGAGCGGAGAGGGACCGCCTGAGGTCGAAGGTCTTTCATCGTTCGAGCGCGGGGGTCCGAGGGACGACTTTTTTCTTCCTCGGACTGGAATGATTCTAAAAAACCTCTACAATGGGGCCATGAGCGACGACCTCGCCGAAAAGAAGCCGGCCGACGAGAGCACCGTTGCGCCCTGTCCGTGCAGGCACCCCAGCCACGGCCCCAAGGGTTGCGAGAACTTCACCGAGGCTGACGAAGAGGTCTGCTCGGACTGCGAAGAGCACGCGCCCTATACCGACGCGGTCTGAGCCCGCTCACCGCTCGATCACCCTCTCGACCAACGTTTCCGGCGCAATCCCCGCCGCCCGCGTGTCTTGCAATGCCACTTCCTGCAGGATCGAACGGATCGAGCCCGAAGAAACGGCGAGGTCGGGCTCGAAGCGCTCGGCGAACAGCTCGCAGCATTTCTCCAGAACCGCTCGGCGGCCGGCCAGGGGCGGCAGCCTGCGGCCGATCTCGCCGAGCGCCGCCTCGCGCTCTTTCCTGAACAGCTTGACGCTCTCGGCATAGACCAGCGCCACCCTACGGACGAGGTCCTGGTTGGCCGCGAGAAATCGGCGTGTGGTCGCGAGGGGAACCCAGTGGCAGTCGAGCCCCAGGCTGTCGGCTATCACGCGAAAACCCTCCTCCTCGGCCGCAAACGCCTTTTCCGGCGGCAGCAGCGCGGCATCGATCTCCCCGCCCTGGAGCGCGTCCAGGCTTCGGTCGTTGAGGCCGAGGTCCACCAGTCGAAGATCCTTCCCGGCATCCAGGCCCCACCTCCGCAGCAGCGCAAGCATCATCATCCCCGCCATGCGCCGCGGCTGGTTGATGCCGACCTTCCTGCCCCGAAGCTCCTCCACGCCGGCGACCGTCGGGGCCGCAGCGAGAAAGAAAGCCGGACGGTTCAGAATACCGCCGACGATCACGAGGTCGTTTCCTTCCAGCAGCGAGAACACGAGCGACGGAGCGTTCGGCGTGCCCACCGGCGTCCTTCCCGCGGCGATGTCCTCGACGACCTTTTCCTCGTCCTGCTGGTTGACGATCTCGACCGAGATCCCGTGTCTTTCGAACAACCCAGCCGCCTGTCCGACGAACGGAAGAAAGCGCCCGATGCTTGAAACTCCGATGCCGATCTTGACGCAATCCATGTCTTTCGTCTTTCGTTTCTGGTTTTTTACCTTGAACCTTTGAACTTTTGAACTATTGAACCGCCGCGGAGCGGCCCGACCGCCGCGGTTACGGCTTCCAGCCGCGCGCCTCGAGGTCCCGATTCGCCCTGCGCGCAAAGCTCAGGTCGAAGACGTCCGCAACCTTGATCTCGCGTTGGACGCGGGTGGTCTTTTTCATGGAGTCGATCATCGCCTGGAGGACGCCGTCGTCGGTTACGCCTTCACGCAGGAGCAGCTTCGACTGCGTGTCGTAGATCGCCGCCGCAAGGCTTCGATCCGTCATTCTCAGGGCGCCCATCATCGTCTCGATCGCCGGCCCTCGCCGCGACGCGAAAAGCCTCACCCCTTTGAGCGTTCCCCGGATGAACCGCAGGATCCGATCCGGATGCTGGCGGATCCGCTCGTCGGTGGTGACGAGCCCGCCTTCGATGAGATTGGCGTAATCGCCCGCGGAGGCGAGCTTGCTGAAGCCCTCCTTCTGGGCTCTGAGGCTCATGCTGGCGTTGAACAGGGTCGCCTGGATCGAACCGGCCTGAAGCGCCGGGTAGCGCACGGAGTCTCCTCCCATGACGACGAGGTTCACGTCCTTCGCGGGATCGATGCCGTTCTTCCGGAGCATCTCCCGCGCCACCACGGCGAGCGACCCTTCCGGCGACATGATGCCGATGTTCTTGCCGCGAAGCTGCGCGATCGATTTGATCTCGGGCAGCGCGATGAGATCCCAGCCCGGCTTGTCCTGGAGCACCGTCACGATCTTCACCGGGACCGACCGCACGGCCGCCGCCAGGCCGCTGCCGGCGTTGGTGAAGAAGTCGATCTCCCCGGCCAGCGCCGTCCTGATCGCGATCTCGCCGCGAATGCTGAGGAGTTGAAGGTCGATTCCTTCTTCCTTCAGATAGCCTTCCTTCTGCGCGAGCAGCAGGGAGAAAACAGAGGTGTTCATCGAAGGATAGGCCACGCGGACCATCTCCGCGGCCGAGGAGACCCGTGCGCAAAGGACGATCCCGGCCAGGCACGCGAGCCGGGCGGCTCTTCCGTATCTCATGGCTACCCCCTTTCTCGCCTCGCAATCGCGAGGCGGCTCCATCGACGCTTTGCTTCCGCCGCAGATCTTTGCCCGCTCAATTCGCCTCGCGGCGGGCCTCGCGCTCCTCGGCGGCGTAACGGATCAGCGCCGCGTAGCGGTAGACGGCGTGCGCGAATTTACCGTAGGGCAAGGTCAGAAAGAAGCCGGCCACCGCTCCCAGGTGGATCGCGAGCAGCGTACCCATCGCCGGAGTCTCACGAAACGCGAGCAGCGCCATTCCCGTCACGCTGGTCAAAAACAACAGCACCAGGAACGCCACGTCCATGTCGACCATCGGCCGATCCGACGGCTCCGGGTCGCTTTTCCATTTGAGGTAGAGGAGCCCCGCGGTTCCGATCATGAGCCCCACGCCGCCGGCTGTTCCCAGGACCACGGGCCAGCTCCAGAACGGGTAGGGAGCCTGCCAGCCGAGGAAGTGGTCGTAGAAGGCCGCCACGCTGGTCGAGGCGAAATCCAGGAGAAAGCCGTAGAACACCAGATGATGGAGCCAGCGCCTCGAGGCCGAAAAGCCGGCGCCGGGATAGTTGCATCCGGCTCCGCCGCCTCTCAGGTAAACGAGGCCGAGCGCGTCCCTTGCGGCACACAGGAAGGCCGCGGGACCGACGCTGCCGCCCGGAGCGCCGGCCGTTTCGCGCCAGAAGCGAAGAGCACCGGCGACGAGAACCGCCAGTCCGTAGATCGAGACCAGAAGCGGCGGCACGGTCATGGCAGCGTACGGCACCACGCGATAGAACGCGCCTTCGCCGAGATGGGTCGCAAAGAGCGCCGCCGGTCCGGTGAAGACCAGGACGAAGACGGCGATCAGGGCCAGCGCCGACGCCGTTATCGCCGCGACCGCCCGGGCGTTGCGGTTGAAGAGCGGCGCGAAAGCGCCGGGCCAGGTAAACTCGCGGTAGGTCTCGCGCCGCAGCTCCGCCATGAGCTTGGGGATGTTGATCGCGAACTCGTGCGGCGGCGCGTACTGGCAGGCGTAGTAGCAGTCGCGACAGTCGAAACAGAGATTGGCGAGGTAGACGAGGTCCGCCTTGCCGAAGGTCCGGCGCAGCTCCATCGCGGGGAAGACCGCGCAGTATCCCTCGCAGTAGCGGCACGCGTTGCAGATCGTCATCTGCCGCGCGCCCTCCTTGACGAGATCAGCTTGCGGCACAGCGCGCCGCCTCCTGCCCGGCGATGCGGCCGAAGACCGCGCCAATGGTGAGTCCGAACCCGGCGAGATACCCCTGGGTGAGAATGTTGCCCGCCATCACCTCACCGGCCGCAAAGACGTTTTGCGCGGGACGCTCGTCCTGGAAGATCACCCGGGCCCGCTCGTCCACGGCGACCCCCAGGTAGGTGAACGTTATTCCCGGCCGAAGCGGATAGCCGTAAAACGGAGGGGTGTCGATCGGCCGGGCCCAGTGGCTTTTTGGCGGCTCGAGGCCTTCAGTCCGGCAGTCGTCGAGGACCGCCGGGTTGAACGTGCCCGGCCGAACCGCACGATTGTACCGTTCGACCACGGCGGTGAGCTTCTCCGGATCGAGAGCGAGCGCGGCGGCGAGCTCAGGGATCGAGCCGGCCTCGACCGGAGGAAACACCGACGGCATGAAGCACGGAAGCGCCTTGGCGTCGAGAATCGAGTACGCGATCTGGTCCGGCTGGCGCGCGATCAGCCCGCCCCAGATCGCGTAACGCTTCGGCCAGAAGTCCTCACCCTCGTCGTAGAAGCGCTCGACCTTGTTGTTGACGACGATTCCGAACGGCACGCTGTCGAGACGCGTGACGATGCCGCCGTCGAATTTGGGCGCGCGCGCGTCCAGCGCCACCGCGTGGCAGCCGCGGGGATTCCCCGTCGGCTTCGCGCCGCAGCGCAGGAGCTCTTTCAGCATCCGTCCCTGGTTGTATGGCGTGCCCCGAATCACGAAGTTTTCCGCCGCCTCGCCCCAGTACTCCTTGAGCCAGGAGATGTTCGCCTCGAAGCCGCCGGCGGCGACGACCAGGGCTCTGGCCCGGAACTCCTCCGCCGCGCCGCCGCGCGCCGCCACGAAGCGGCCGTCGCGGATGTCCAGCTCGCGGACCTCGCACTGGTAGGCCACCTTCACGCCGAGCGCGAGCGCGGTCTCGTAGTAGGCGTTGACCATCGCCTTGCCGCCGCCGAGCATGAAGAGGTTGGTACGCGCGAGATGGAGCGTGCCGCGAAGCGGCTTTTGCCAGCGAACCCCTTGAGTCTGCATCCACGACGCGAGGTCCTCGGAAGACCGAATCACCTGGAGTGCCAGGCGCTCGTTGGTGTCGCCGCCGGTGACCTGCCTGAGATCCTCCCAGAACTCCGCCTCGGGATAGCTCCCGGTGACGTACTCGGTCGCCCCGCGGTGCATGTACCGGATATCGCGCGTGTGCCGGCTGTTGCCGCCGCGCAGGTGCTTCGTCGCGCTTTCGAGCAGGAGCACGCGCGCGCCGGCGCGCCGTGCCGTGATCGCCGCGCACAACCCGGCGTTACCGCCGCCGATGACCAGTACGTCCACGGCTGAAGCTTCTAAGGAGTCCATCGGCATGCGGGCATCGACCGAAAAGGGCGCCGCTTCGCGGCCGAGGCGCGGCGCGCCGAACCGTTTCCTTCCGATTTCATCCACCCAGGAGAACGCCTTTCGGCCAGTAGAGGTTTAGCAGCCACGTCATGAGCTCGGCTACCCCGACCACCGCGGCGGTGTAGAGGAGGCCGTAGGTCCACTGCATCCCGGCCGCAAACCGGAGAAACAGAAAGGTAAAGAGCGCGGTGGCGACGCCGAAGCCGAAAAGCCAGATCGCGCCGAAAAACAGCAGAAGCGTGGCAAAGTAAACGACGGCGAGCCTGGTACGCCTGCGAATCTCGGGCTCCGCCGGCGG from Candidatus Zixiibacteriota bacterium encodes:
- the tcuB gene encoding tricarballylate utilization 4Fe-4S protein TcuB, producing the protein MPQADLVKEGARQMTICNACRYCEGYCAVFPAMELRRTFGKADLVYLANLCFDCRDCYYACQYAPPHEFAINIPKLMAELRRETYREFTWPGAFAPLFNRNARAVAAITASALALIAVFVLVFTGPAALFATHLGEGAFYRVVPYAAMTVPPLLVSIYGLAVLVAGALRFWRETAGAPGGSVGPAAFLCAARDALGLVYLRGGGAGCNYPGAGFSASRRWLHHLVFYGFLLDFASTSVAAFYDHFLGWQAPYPFWSWPVVLGTAGGVGLMIGTAGLLYLKWKSDPEPSDRPMVDMDVAFLVLLFLTSVTGMALLAFRETPAMGTLLAIHLGAVAGFFLTLPYGKFAHAVYRYAALIRYAAEEREARREAN
- a CDS encoding ABC transporter substrate-binding protein, which translates into the protein MRYGRAARLACLAGIVLCARVSSAAEMVRVAYPSMNTSVFSLLLAQKEGYLKEEGIDLQLLSIRGEIAIRTALAGEIDFFTNAGSGLAAAVRSVPVKIVTVLQDKPGWDLIALPEIKSIAQLRGKNIGIMSPEGSLAVVAREMLRKNGIDPAKDVNLVVMGGDSVRYPALQAGSIQATLFNASMSLRAQKEGFSKLASAGDYANLIEGGLVTTDERIRQHPDRILRFIRGTLKGVRLFASRRGPAIETMMGALRMTDRSLAAAIYDTQSKLLLREGVTDDGVLQAMIDSMKKTTRVQREIKVADVFDLSFARRANRDLEARGWKP
- a CDS encoding ABC transporter substrate-binding protein; this translates as MDCVKIGIGVSSIGRFLPFVGQAAGLFERHGISVEIVNQQDEEKVVEDIAAGRTPVGTPNAPSLVFSLLEGNDLVIVGGILNRPAFFLAAAPTVAGVEELRGRKVGINQPRRMAGMMMLALLRRWGLDAGKDLRLVDLGLNDRSLDALQGGEIDAALLPPEKAFAAEEEGFRVIADSLGLDCHWVPLATTRRFLAANQDLVRRVALVYAESVKLFRKEREAALGEIGRRLPPLAGRRAVLEKCCELFAERFEPDLAVSSGSIRSILQEVALQDTRAAGIAPETLVERVIER
- the tcuA gene encoding FAD-dependent tricarballylate dehydrogenase TcuA produces the protein MPMDSLEASAVDVLVIGGGNAGLCAAITARRAGARVLLLESATKHLRGGNSRHTRDIRYMHRGATEYVTGSYPEAEFWEDLRQVTGGDTNERLALQVIRSSEDLASWMQTQGVRWQKPLRGTLHLARTNLFMLGGGKAMVNAYYETALALGVKVAYQCEVRELDIRDGRFVAARGGAAEEFRARALVVAAGGFEANISWLKEYWGEAAENFVIRGTPYNQGRMLKELLRCGAKPTGNPRGCHAVALDARAPKFDGGIVTRLDSVPFGIVVNNKVERFYDEGEDFWPKRYAIWGGLIARQPDQIAYSILDAKALPCFMPSVFPPVEAGSIPELAAALALDPEKLTAVVERYNRAVRPGTFNPAVLDDCRTEGLEPPKSHWARPIDTPPFYGYPLRPGITFTYLGVAVDERARVIFQDERPAQNVFAAGEVMAGNILTQGYLAGFGLTIGAVFGRIAGQEAARCAAS